The genomic segment GTCCGCTTCTTTTAAAACCGGCGCATCGCGAAAACACCGAAACGACAGGAGCGGTATTCCTAAATCACCACGGCGAACGGCTGACCCGTAAGGGTATTTGGAAACGCTTGCAGGAAATCGAACAACTCAGCGGCGTTACCACAAAAATCCACACACTCCGCCATTCGTATGCAACCCATCTGCTGGCAGGCGGCGCCGACCTCCGCTCTGTACAATGTCTCCTCGGTCATGCGAGTATCGCCACTACACAAATTTACACCCATATCGAAGACAAGGATTTGGAATCCTACCACCGCAAATTTTTTGAGAAATAGTTGGAGAGTATAAAAACGCTCTGTCCTTATTTTTACAATTAAGTATATTTCTCATTGTCCGGAAGAACAGCTGGTATGTTCGTACAGTTATGACGAAAATGCCTTGCTGGGTAAAAAATGCTTTGCACTGCGCATTGCGTCTATACTTACACGGAATCGAACCCTGCTATAGCAGAGACATTGATTACTCACTTCTGCAAATGCGGCTTGCTTTTTAGGTCTCTTTTTCTTATAGTAACATCCTTATGAATATCCTCGAAAAATTTTATAGCGATGCACGGCGGCGAATGGAAAAATTACCTGATCCTGCATTCCGGCAAGAATTGTGTGAATTTTTTGTCAAAACAATCCGCAGTTACGATAAAAGCCTCCTCCCGTTAGCAGAAGATTCGGCTGAATACTGGTTACGTACGCATCTGAATGATACAAAAGAAGATGCCGTCAACTGGTTCTACACCGTCTTTTCTCTCTTTGACGGCAGCTTCAGTAGCGATATGAATTTTTCTGATGATGACTGGGAAGAACTGCACGTAATTGTTTCGGCAGCGGCGGAAACACTCGATATGCGCACCGTAAGCGCCATTATGAGCGTTATGGTTGAACGGAATAAACTTTAATAGGAACAGTATTTGTGATACGGGATTTTTGTTGCGTAGAATATGAGCACTGTACCGCCTGTCCCAAACGATGCGGGATAAATAGGAACGCCGGAGAACGCGGCTTTTGTGGAGAAACGGCGGAGCTGCGCATTGCATGGGCAGGATTACACTTTGGAGAAGAGCCTCCGGTAAGCGGCGCAGGCGGTTCGGGAACGATTTTCCTGACCGGTTGCAATCTCCGCTGCGTTTTTTGTCAGAACTTTCAAATTTCGCAAGAAGGTATGGGGCGCGCTGTAACGGAACAGGAATTTACCGAAATATGCCTCACACTTCAGAACGCAGGCGCGGAAAATATCAACATTGTTACGGGCAGCCATGCGGTACCGGCTTTGGGGGCAGGGCTCCGAGCCGCAAAACAGCACGGCTTAACTATTCCCGTCGTCTGGAACTCATCCGCTTATGAAACGGTAGAAGCACTCGAATCGATTGCGGATACCGTCGACGGCTGGCTCCCCGACCTCAAAACGCTTAATACCGAAACATCCCGCAGGGTTTTTGCCGCTCCGGATTATCCCGACCGCGCCTGCGCCGCAATCGAAGCGATGGCACGGCATTCTCCGCTCAACCTTACGCCGCCCGATGAGCAGTATCCGTTCGGCAAAATGCTGTCGGGCGTTATTGTCCGGCATCTTGCACTTCCGGGAAAATTAGAGGACTCGCAAGCGGTACTCCGTTGGTTCGCTCAAAACCTTAAAGGCAAGGCGCTCCTTTCGCTGATGACGCAGTACACCCCCATTACCGCAAATCCGAAAGCGCGGCGAAT from the Treponema medium genome contains:
- a CDS encoding radical SAM protein produces the protein MIRDFCCVEYEHCTACPKRCGINRNAGERGFCGETAELRIAWAGLHFGEEPPVSGAGGSGTIFLTGCNLRCVFCQNFQISQEGMGRAVTEQEFTEICLTLQNAGAENINIVTGSHAVPALGAGLRAAKQHGLTIPVVWNSSAYETVEALESIADTVDGWLPDLKTLNTETSRRVFAAPDYPDRACAAIEAMARHSPLNLTPPDEQYPFGKMLSGVIVRHLALPGKLEDSQAVLRWFAQNLKGKALLSLMTQYTPITANPKARRIDAFSNRLLDESEDITLRTFLEELAIDDGFYQELVSDLDWLPDFNRVQTFSSALSKPLWHWKTGWVK